One window of the Drosophila ananassae strain 14024-0371.13 chromosome 4 unlocalized genomic scaffold, ASM1763931v2 tig00000054, whole genome shotgun sequence genome contains the following:
- the LOC6493213 gene encoding forkhead box protein O1 → MEQSDFDKLQATLVEQDHATTNNINQRDKQFLSNIYIHDSHKNLQQQATTMALEQYRLHLYNYALNIERFRCPHYGTASNGANTTVPWVPSNPYEQSSGNIPAVNRMAALSTISFFPQTQRLFQSEEPKPQHSYIGLIAMAILGSAEMKLVLSDIYQYILDNYPYFRSRGPGWRNSIRHNLSLNDCFIKSGRSANGKGHYWSIHPANMDDFRKGDFRRRKAQRKVRKHMGLSVDDGGTDSPSPPPLDLTSPPSSSSQCSMQLSTLGYPYHQQYIGQIFNRGTISGLPSYADPVQVIQKHRSHNADLTIQTPHLQQQHSSQIAYINSTTTTTIANMYSHKRKRQFDVASLLAPDVQIVDNASKDQESFGNPSTTARTTTQTHHTFITKKTIHREVVLGLEQPVETNDAEVDTEIDVEVNVDVVDEVINPDSDIISYRDSADQEKTRGVTSNIFSGDDNNSYLSDGRRSSTDADPDHDAEDLEPHNYSISSCTARSLGSSSSQHEESNSLEECPTMSFRVSPTTLISSLPSSQNTSSTALTKWPNGYIALNKVNPQILRKYYGTYMAATARRASLETTNLQMSSMTPPSNIKTVTKK, encoded by the coding sequence atggagcaAAGTGATTTCGATAAGTTGCAGGCGACCTTGGTTGAGCAAGACCATGCCACAACTAATAATATAAACCAAAGGGATAAACAATTCTtatcaaatatttatatacatgATTCACATAAGAATTTACAACAACAAGCCACTACTATGGCCCTGGAACAATACCGACTTCATCTGTATAATTACGCTTTAAATATAGAACGTTTTCGATGTCCCCATTATGGAACTGCTAGCAATGGAGCAAACACAACTGTTCCATGGGTGCCTTCGAATCCTTATGAAcagagctctggaaatataCCGGCAGTCAACCGAATGGCTGCGCTTTCGACTATTTCGTTTTTTCCGCAAACTCAAAGGCTTTTTCAGTCAGAAGAGCCTAAGCCTCAACATAGTTATATTGGTCTTATTGCTATGGCAATATTGGGCTCAGCTGAAATGAAACTGGTACTCTCAGATATTTACCAATATATTTTGGACAACTATCCATATTTTCGAAGTCGTGGTCCTGGATGGAGGAACTCAATCCGACATAATTTGTCATTAAatgattgttttattaaatctGGTCGCAGTGCAAATGGAAAGGGCCATTATTGGTCTATACATCCAGCAAATATGGACGATTTTCGAAAAGGAGACTTTCGACGCCGGAAGGCCCAACGTAAAGTACGAAAGCATATGGGACTATCAGTAGATGATGGTGGTACAGACTCTCCCAGTCCTCCGCCTTTAGATCTCACAAGCCCGCCTTCCTCTAGTTCCCAATGCTCAATGCAACTGTCTACCTTGGGATATCCTTATCACCAACAGTATATTGGTCAAATATTTAACCGAGGTACAATTAGCGGGCTTCCGAGCTACGCTGATCCAGTTCAGGTCATACAGAAACATCGGTCACACAACGCGGATTTAACAATACAGACACCGCATCTCCAACAGCAGCATTCATCGCAAATTGCGTACATTAActcaacaacaaccacaactaTAGCCAATATGTATTCACATAAACGAAAGCGGCAGTTTGATGTAGCCTCTCTGTTAGCGCCTGATGTGCAGATAGTTGACAATGCCTCTAAAGACCAGGAATCATTCGGTAATCCTTCCACAACCGCTCGAACCACAACCCAAACTCATCATACTTTTATTACTAAAAAGACCATACACAGGGAAGTTGTATTAGGGTTGGAACAACCAGTAGAAACAAATGATGCGGAGGTCGATACAGAAATCGATGTTGAAGTTAATGTGGATGTGGTAGATGAAGTCATCAATCCGGATTCGGATATAATTTCTTATAGAGATAGCGCTGATCAAGAAAAAACTAGAGGAGTAACAAGCAACATTTTTTCTGGCGATGACAATAACTCGTACCTAAGTGATGGCAGGCGGTCATCAACCGACGCTGATCCAGATCATGATGCCGAAGATCTTGAGCCGCATAACTACTCTATTTCTAGCTGTACAGCAAGATCATTGGGTAGCAGTAGCAGCCAACATGAGGAATCGAATTCATTAGAAGAATGTCCCACGATGTCATTTAGAGTTTCGCCCACAACTCTCATATCGTCCTTACCAAGTTCTCAAAATACATCAAGTACGGCTTTGACGAAATGGCCAAATGGGTATATTGCACTAAACAAAGTAAACCCCCAAATTCTTAGAAAATATTATGGCACATATATGGCTGCAACTGCGCGCCGAGCTAGCCTAGAAACTACAAATTTACAGATGAGTTCAATGACACCACCGTCAAACATTAAAACAGTCACAAAAAAGTAG